One part of the Marinobacter sp. MDS2 genome encodes these proteins:
- a CDS encoding acetyl/propionyl/methylcrotonyl-CoA carboxylase subunit alpha, producing the protein MLKKLLIANRGEIACRVIQTAKALGYRTVAVYSEADANALHVEQADEAVCIGPAQVSASYLNADAILAAAKKTGADCIHPGYGFLSENAGFAKAIKQAGLTFVGPPENAIELMGSKRRSKIAMQKAGVPVVPGFEGNNASDDELISAAKDIGAPLMLKASAGGGGRGMRLVEDQDQLADSIKRARSEAKQAFGDDEMIIEKAVLEPRHVEIQVFADRHGNAVYLGERDCSVQRRHQKVVEEAPSPFVPPELRQAMGEAAVKAALACGYEGAGTVEFLVDKDRNFYFLEMNTRLQVEHPVTELITGQDLVAWQLMVAEGQPLPLTQAEIQLNGHAIEVRLYAEDPATDFTPQTGTLHQFSPATGEGLRFDTGVRSGDVVSPHYDPMLAKVIAWGQNRDEARRRLIRALEDTTVFGVTTNRHFLSRIIADETFGAGEATTAFLQQSFKDDPSLAPQAPSIREMALSACALSLGSSGQDGWSNAPATVMPMSLEVQEQAVELLVRRSGQTLTVSQGEAHYELQIQSHEPGQLCIIDNGVRHRCQYHRNGDSLYLQAFGRSWSIVDRTHQPAAGAQGAGSGRIQAAMDGAIIDVLVAEGDTVAQGQTLVVLEAMKMEHPVKADRDGVVAGLHTNTGDQVKRSQLLVELAAEDA; encoded by the coding sequence CCGTCGCTGTCTACTCCGAAGCCGACGCCAACGCCCTGCACGTAGAGCAAGCCGATGAAGCCGTCTGCATCGGCCCGGCACAAGTTTCCGCATCTTACCTGAACGCAGATGCCATTCTCGCTGCCGCCAAGAAAACCGGCGCCGACTGCATCCACCCCGGCTACGGCTTCCTATCCGAAAACGCAGGCTTCGCCAAAGCCATCAAACAAGCCGGCCTGACCTTCGTAGGCCCACCCGAAAACGCCATCGAACTGATGGGCAGCAAACGCCGCTCCAAAATTGCCATGCAAAAAGCAGGCGTTCCCGTCGTCCCTGGCTTCGAAGGCAACAACGCCAGCGATGACGAGCTTATCTCCGCCGCCAAAGACATCGGCGCACCACTCATGCTCAAAGCCTCAGCCGGCGGTGGCGGTCGCGGTATGCGATTGGTTGAAGACCAGGACCAGCTCGCCGACAGCATCAAACGCGCGCGCTCCGAGGCCAAGCAAGCCTTCGGTGACGATGAAATGATCATTGAAAAAGCCGTGCTCGAACCGCGCCACGTCGAAATTCAAGTGTTCGCGGATCGCCACGGCAACGCGGTCTACCTCGGTGAACGAGACTGCTCCGTTCAGCGTCGGCACCAGAAAGTCGTTGAAGAAGCGCCCTCACCTTTCGTCCCCCCAGAACTCCGCCAAGCCATGGGCGAAGCCGCCGTGAAAGCAGCTTTGGCCTGCGGCTACGAAGGCGCAGGCACCGTTGAATTTCTGGTAGATAAAGATCGCAACTTCTACTTTCTGGAAATGAACACCCGCCTACAGGTAGAGCACCCGGTCACCGAACTGATCACCGGCCAGGATCTCGTCGCCTGGCAGCTCATGGTCGCCGAAGGTCAGCCCCTGCCACTGACACAGGCGGAAATCCAACTAAACGGCCATGCCATCGAAGTTCGCCTGTACGCCGAAGACCCCGCTACCGACTTCACACCGCAAACCGGCACTCTGCATCAGTTCTCTCCGGCCACGGGTGAAGGCCTGCGTTTTGACACCGGCGTGCGCTCAGGGGATGTGGTCAGCCCGCACTACGACCCCATGCTGGCCAAAGTCATCGCCTGGGGCCAAAACCGCGACGAAGCCCGTCGCCGGCTGATTCGTGCACTGGAAGACACCACCGTGTTCGGCGTCACCACCAACCGCCACTTCCTGAGCCGTATCATCGCAGACGAAACCTTCGGCGCCGGAGAAGCCACAACGGCCTTCCTCCAGCAGTCCTTCAAAGACGACCCATCGTTGGCCCCGCAAGCTCCTAGCATTCGAGAGATGGCTCTTAGCGCCTGCGCACTCAGCCTTGGCAGTTCGGGCCAAGATGGCTGGAGTAACGCGCCGGCAACGGTGATGCCGATGAGCCTTGAAGTGCAGGAGCAAGCCGTCGAGCTGCTCGTCCGGAGATCAGGCCAGACGCTTACTGTCTCCCAGGGCGAAGCGCACTACGAGCTACAAATTCAAAGCCATGAACCCGGCCAGCTGTGCATTATCGACAATGGCGTTCGTCACCGTTGCCAATATCACCGCAACGGTGATTCCCTATATTTACAAGCCTTCGGCCGCTCCTGGTCTATCGTAGATCGCACCCATCAACCGGCAGCCGGTGCCCAAGGCGCTGGCAGTGGTCGCATACAGGCCGCGATGGACGGCGCCATCATCGACGTACTTGTCGCTGAAGGGGATACCGTTGCGCAGGGCCAGACACTGGTCGTTCTGGAAGCGATGAAAATGGAGCACCCCGTCAAAGCAGACCGGGATGGTGTTGTAGCAGGGTTGCACACCAATACCGGAGATCAGGTAAAACGCAGTCAACTGCTGGTTGAGTTGGCTGCGGAAGACGCCTAA
- a CDS encoding long-chain-acyl-CoA synthetase: MSQDTISTRDFMRSLPPVLGRFPSIARGLYYYLAKDNEKDLNLNKLIARNARKYPNRPAILCEDLTVTWQEFDTWSNRIAHYLKNQGLVKGDSIAILLENRPELLAIVAGAAKIGVACAMLNTSQKGKVLIHSINLIEPKMLVVGEELLEQAEGVRPEIKLDHANPMLYLADTNTQNIFGEAPEGYTNLALEISKFPATLPELNQPVLMGDTAVYLYTSGTTGLPKAAPGSHRKFVRAYGGFGMLSLNMKPEDVLYCTLPLYHGTALLVCWGSVLAGGSAIALRRKFSARAFWDDVRKYKATTFGYVGELCRYLLNQPASPQDRNHPLTKMIGNGLRPSIWKEFKERFGIETVAELYASSEGNIGFSNFFNMDNTVGFSTAPYRLVKFHDGTRDPIRNEKGQFEKVEKGEPGLLLGEITKKWAFEGYTQKEATEKSILRDGFKKGDSWFNTGDVLREIGFRHLQFVDRMGDTFRWKGENVSTNEVENIIDGSGMVEEAIVYGVEIPHTNGKAGMVTLVPQKTSDGFDPDKLLAYLQENLPAYAVPVFIRVTQAIEKTGTFKYRKVDIQKLGYSLERADDVVYVWLPKASGYTKVTPELIADIEAGDVRF; the protein is encoded by the coding sequence ATGAGTCAAGATACAATCTCCACCCGCGACTTCATGCGCAGTTTACCCCCCGTGCTCGGTCGTTTTCCTTCGATAGCACGAGGGCTCTACTATTACCTCGCCAAAGACAACGAGAAAGATCTCAACCTGAACAAATTGATTGCCCGCAATGCCCGGAAATATCCGAACCGGCCCGCCATCCTCTGTGAAGATCTCACGGTAACCTGGCAAGAATTCGATACCTGGAGCAACCGGATTGCGCACTACCTGAAGAACCAGGGCTTAGTGAAAGGCGACTCCATTGCCATTTTGCTGGAAAACCGCCCGGAATTGCTCGCAATCGTCGCTGGCGCAGCCAAAATCGGCGTTGCCTGCGCCATGCTCAACACCTCACAAAAAGGCAAGGTGCTGATCCACAGCATTAACCTGATCGAGCCGAAAATGCTCGTGGTGGGCGAAGAACTTCTCGAGCAAGCCGAAGGGGTTCGTCCCGAGATCAAGCTGGATCACGCCAACCCCATGCTGTATCTGGCCGACACCAACACCCAGAACATATTCGGCGAGGCACCGGAAGGTTATACAAACCTCGCGCTCGAGATCAGCAAGTTTCCAGCCACCCTGCCGGAACTGAACCAGCCCGTACTCATGGGCGACACCGCCGTATACCTGTACACCTCCGGCACAACCGGGTTGCCCAAAGCCGCCCCGGGCTCGCATCGCAAGTTCGTTCGCGCCTACGGTGGCTTCGGCATGTTGTCGCTGAACATGAAGCCGGAAGACGTACTCTACTGCACACTACCGCTCTACCACGGCACCGCTTTGCTGGTGTGCTGGGGTTCGGTGCTGGCCGGCGGTTCCGCCATCGCATTGCGCAGAAAATTCTCCGCCCGTGCGTTCTGGGATGATGTCCGCAAATACAAGGCCACCACTTTCGGTTACGTCGGCGAACTCTGCCGCTATCTTCTGAACCAGCCTGCAAGCCCGCAGGACCGCAACCATCCTCTAACCAAGATGATCGGCAACGGTTTGCGCCCTTCAATCTGGAAAGAGTTCAAAGAGCGCTTCGGCATTGAAACCGTGGCCGAACTTTATGCCTCTTCCGAAGGCAACATTGGCTTCTCGAACTTCTTCAACATGGACAACACCGTGGGCTTTTCGACGGCTCCTTACCGCCTGGTCAAGTTCCACGACGGCACCCGTGACCCGATCCGCAACGAGAAGGGCCAATTCGAGAAAGTCGAGAAAGGCGAGCCCGGCCTGCTTTTAGGCGAGATCACCAAGAAGTGGGCGTTTGAGGGCTACACTCAAAAAGAAGCCACCGAAAAATCGATTCTGCGGGACGGTTTCAAGAAAGGTGATTCCTGGTTCAATACCGGCGATGTCCTTCGCGAAATCGGCTTCCGCCACCTGCAGTTTGTTGACCGCATGGGCGACACCTTCCGCTGGAAAGGCGAGAACGTGTCTACCAACGAGGTAGAGAACATTATTGACGGCTCGGGCATGGTTGAAGAGGCCATCGTGTACGGTGTCGAAATCCCCCACACCAACGGCAAAGCGGGCATGGTGACCCTGGTTCCTCAAAAAACGAGTGACGGCTTTGACCCCGACAAGCTGCTGGCCTATTTGCAAGAAAATTTGCCGGCTTACGCGGTTCCCGTGTTCATTCGAGTGACTCAAGCCATCGAGAAAACAGGCACCTTCAAATACCGCAAAGTGGACATTCAGAAACTGGGCTACTCTCTGGAACGCGCGGATGACGTGGTTTACGTCTGGCTTCCGAAAGCGTCTGGCTATACCAAAGTAACACCAGAGCTGATTGCTGATATTGAGGCGGGTGACGTTCGGTTCTGA
- a CDS encoding NADPH:quinone oxidoreductase family protein encodes MKAILCKEYGPAENLVIEDVPSPEAKGRGVKVRVKAAGLNFPDTLIIQGKYQLQPPMPFSPGGELAGEVIEVGDKVTRFKPGDRVAALTGWGAFAEEVVAPESNLLPLPEGMPYEKAAGFMMVYGTSYYALKQRANIQPGETLLVLGASGGVGLAAVELGKAMGAKVIAAASTAEKLAVAKEAGADELINYSEESVKDAVKKLTKGKGVDVVYDPVGGDFTEQALRSMAWNGRHLIIGFAAGDIPKVPANLALLKGCSIVGVFWGSFTQREPEVSAQNMMELLKLYAEGKIDPKVSEVFEFEQYAEALGALSGRRATGKIVLNVGA; translated from the coding sequence ATGAAAGCAATTCTGTGCAAAGAATACGGCCCGGCTGAAAATCTGGTTATCGAAGATGTGCCTAGCCCCGAGGCGAAGGGCCGGGGAGTTAAGGTTCGGGTAAAGGCTGCGGGTTTGAATTTTCCGGATACTCTGATTATTCAAGGCAAGTACCAGTTGCAGCCACCAATGCCGTTTTCACCTGGCGGAGAGCTTGCGGGTGAGGTTATTGAAGTGGGCGATAAAGTAACCCGTTTCAAACCGGGTGATCGCGTGGCTGCTTTGACCGGTTGGGGCGCGTTTGCTGAAGAGGTCGTGGCACCGGAATCCAACTTGTTGCCTTTGCCTGAAGGCATGCCTTATGAAAAAGCGGCCGGTTTCATGATGGTCTACGGCACCTCTTATTACGCGTTAAAACAGCGCGCCAATATCCAACCGGGTGAGACGTTGTTGGTGCTGGGTGCCAGTGGTGGTGTAGGCCTGGCTGCGGTTGAGCTTGGCAAGGCGATGGGGGCTAAAGTGATTGCGGCAGCCAGTACCGCCGAGAAGTTGGCCGTAGCCAAAGAGGCAGGCGCAGATGAGCTGATCAACTATTCCGAAGAGTCGGTGAAAGATGCAGTCAAGAAGCTGACCAAGGGTAAAGGTGTCGATGTGGTCTACGATCCGGTAGGCGGCGACTTCACCGAACAGGCTTTGCGTTCAATGGCCTGGAACGGCCGCCATCTGATCATCGGTTTTGCGGCCGGTGATATCCCGAAAGTGCCGGCAAACCTGGCGTTGCTGAAGGGGTGCTCGATAGTGGGCGTGTTCTGGGGCAGCTTCACGCAACGTGAGCCGGAGGTCAGCGCCCAGAATATGATGGAGCTTCTGAAGCTCTACGCCGAAGGCAAAATCGACCCGAAAGTCAGCGAGGTGTTCGAGTTTGAACAGTACGCTGAGGCATTGGGGGCCTTGTCGGGGCGCCGGGCTACCGGGAAGATTGTTCTTAACGTGGGTGCCTGA
- a CDS encoding trimeric intracellular cation channel family protein yields the protein MFDIIYALEMIGIVAFAISGMIVARSKNMDPVGVFAIGFITALGGGTLRDLMMDNHPLYWIKHQEQPILILGMAVIFSYWSRAHSLKESKIVFPDAIGLGIFSILGAQLALDLGHSWFIASMLGVMTGTFGGALRDTLCNEVPYIFRKDQIYASISFAGCWLYFVCQWLLESETTALTIGLLFIVLVRMLAVRFDIRLQRDQAHN from the coding sequence ATGTTTGACATCATCTACGCGCTTGAAATGATTGGGATCGTGGCGTTTGCCATTTCCGGGATGATCGTTGCACGCTCGAAAAACATGGATCCTGTCGGGGTGTTTGCCATCGGTTTCATCACCGCGCTTGGCGGCGGCACGCTGCGGGATTTGATGATGGATAACCATCCACTCTATTGGATCAAGCATCAGGAACAGCCCATTTTGATTTTGGGCATGGCCGTGATTTTCAGTTACTGGAGCCGCGCGCACAGCCTGAAAGAATCAAAGATCGTTTTCCCGGATGCCATCGGGCTGGGCATTTTCTCTATTCTGGGAGCTCAATTGGCGCTGGATCTGGGGCACTCCTGGTTTATCGCTTCTATGCTCGGGGTGATGACCGGAACCTTCGGTGGCGCTCTGCGCGATACACTGTGTAATGAAGTGCCGTATATCTTCCGGAAAGACCAGATTTACGCCTCTATCTCATTCGCAGGCTGCTGGCTGTATTTCGTTTGCCAATGGCTGCTTGAAAGCGAAACCACGGCGTTGACCATTGGCTTGTTGTTTATCGTTTTGGTGAGAATGCTGGCCGTGCGCTTTGATATCCGCCTACAGCGTGACCAGGCTCATAACTGA
- a CDS encoding NCS2 family permease, whose product MLERLFQLKAHGTNVRKEVIAGITTFLTMAYIIVVNPSMLSATGMDFGAVFVATCLAAVIGTLIMGLWANYPIALAPGMGLNAFFAFTVVGSMGYSWQVALGAVFISGFLFFMLSIFKVREWIINSIPLSLRFGISAGIGFFLALIALKNAGIVVDHPATLVSMGDVTAPESLLFFGGFILICALAYRQVTGAVMIGIIAVTAVAMMLGMVEYNGFMSAPPSLAPTFMQLDLAGALNIGMISVIFAFLFVDLFDTSGTLVGAAQRGGLLDKDGKLPRLGRALMSDSVATMSGAALGTSTTTSYVESTAGIAAGGRTGLTAVVVAGLFLACLLFAPIASVIPAYATAPALVYVACLMASGLKLIDWDDITDTAPAIVTALMMPLTFSIAHGIALGFITYVAVKALAGKWSDLNWSVTVIALVFVLKFIFLDVA is encoded by the coding sequence ATGCTTGAACGACTGTTCCAACTCAAAGCCCACGGCACCAATGTTCGTAAAGAAGTCATCGCAGGGATCACCACCTTCCTGACCATGGCTTACATCATTGTGGTCAACCCCAGCATGCTGTCCGCAACCGGCATGGATTTCGGCGCCGTGTTTGTTGCAACCTGTCTTGCGGCAGTCATTGGCACCCTGATTATGGGCCTGTGGGCCAACTACCCCATTGCCCTGGCTCCCGGTATGGGCCTGAACGCCTTTTTCGCCTTTACCGTTGTGGGCAGCATGGGCTACAGCTGGCAGGTTGCACTGGGCGCGGTGTTTATCTCCGGTTTCCTGTTCTTCATGCTGAGCATTTTCAAGGTTCGCGAATGGATCATTAACAGCATTCCACTGTCCTTGCGCTTTGGCATCTCCGCCGGTATCGGCTTTTTCCTGGCTTTGATTGCTCTGAAGAACGCCGGCATTGTGGTGGATCATCCCGCCACACTGGTCAGCATGGGCGACGTCACCGCGCCGGAAAGCCTGCTGTTCTTTGGTGGTTTTATCCTGATTTGTGCACTGGCTTACCGTCAGGTGACCGGTGCCGTGATGATCGGCATCATCGCCGTAACGGCCGTTGCCATGATGCTTGGCATGGTTGAGTACAACGGCTTCATGTCTGCTCCCCCCAGCCTGGCTCCTACCTTTATGCAGCTGGATCTGGCGGGCGCCCTGAACATTGGCATGATCAGCGTAATTTTTGCTTTCCTGTTTGTGGATTTGTTCGACACCTCCGGCACCCTGGTTGGCGCGGCGCAACGTGGCGGCCTGCTGGACAAAGACGGCAAACTCCCTCGCTTGGGCCGTGCCCTGATGTCGGATTCCGTCGCCACCATGTCCGGTGCAGCCCTTGGCACCTCGACCACCACCAGTTATGTGGAATCAACCGCCGGTATCGCTGCCGGTGGCCGCACCGGTTTGACCGCCGTTGTTGTAGCGGGCTTATTCCTGGCCTGCCTGTTGTTTGCGCCCATCGCCAGTGTTATCCCTGCCTATGCCACAGCACCCGCTCTGGTATATGTCGCCTGCCTGATGGCCAGTGGTCTGAAACTCATCGATTGGGACGACATCACCGATACTGCACCGGCGATCGTAACGGCACTGATGATGCCGCTGACCTTCTCCATTGCTCACGGCATCGCACTGGGTTTCATAACCTACGTGGCGGTTAAGGCTCTGGCCGGTAAGTGGTCCGATCTAAACTGGAGCGTGACCGTTATTGCGCTTGTTTTCGTGCTGAAGTTTATTTTCCTGGATGTAGCGTAA
- a CDS encoding adenine phosphoribosyltransferase translates to MDYFSQSIKQAIRTVPNWPKEGVSFRDITTVLQDKTAFRKLIDAFVHRYHGQHIDAVAAVDARGFIIGSALAYELNASLVLVRKKGKLPFDTMVEDYELEYGTASVELHKDAFHAGDKVVLVDDLIATGGTMLAASRLIRRIGAEIVEVAAMIDLPDLGGSAKLQEEGLPVYTVCSFEGE, encoded by the coding sequence ATGGATTATTTTTCCCAGAGCATTAAACAGGCCATTCGTACCGTGCCGAACTGGCCAAAAGAAGGCGTGTCGTTTCGTGACATCACCACGGTGCTGCAAGACAAAACCGCCTTCCGCAAGTTGATCGATGCCTTCGTGCATCGCTACCACGGCCAGCACATCGATGCCGTCGCTGCCGTGGACGCTCGCGGCTTTATCATCGGTTCCGCTTTGGCTTACGAACTGAACGCCTCGCTCGTGCTGGTGCGCAAGAAAGGCAAGCTGCCGTTCGATACCATGGTCGAAGACTACGAACTGGAATACGGCACCGCGTCTGTAGAACTGCACAAAGACGCTTTCCACGCCGGCGACAAAGTTGTGCTGGTTGACGATCTGATCGCCACCGGCGGCACCATGTTGGCCGCCAGCCGCCTGATCCGCCGCATTGGCGCGGAGATTGTGGAAGTGGCCGCAATGATCGACCTGCCGGATCTGGGCGGTTCCGCCAAGCTGCAGGAAGAAGGCTTGCCGGTTTATACTGTGTGTTCGTTCGAAGGAGAATAA
- a CDS encoding fumarylacetoacetate hydrolase family protein, with product MPGYQHLWKDGTPVHLPLGKIVCIGRNYAEHARELNNPVPSEPLLFIKPSTAATHITRPIELPRDQGQVHFETELAVLIGRPLTNASASEAELAILGYGLALDLTLRDLQTQLKEKGHPWERAKAFDGACPLSPFVPADKLPRGNIHFTLDVNGHRQQTGDTRDMLNTIVPLIAHMSSQFSLLPGDVVLTGTPKGVGPLEIGQTLSLELEDVLFVETKVV from the coding sequence ATGCCCGGTTATCAACACCTTTGGAAAGACGGCACACCTGTCCATTTACCCCTTGGTAAAATCGTGTGCATTGGTCGCAACTACGCCGAACACGCCCGGGAACTGAACAACCCGGTACCCAGCGAGCCGCTGCTGTTCATTAAACCGTCCACAGCAGCGACTCACATCACCCGGCCAATCGAACTGCCTCGCGATCAAGGTCAGGTGCACTTCGAAACCGAACTTGCGGTTCTCATTGGCCGACCTCTGACCAACGCCTCCGCCAGCGAAGCCGAACTGGCAATCCTCGGCTACGGCCTGGCGCTGGATCTAACCCTTCGCGATCTGCAAACCCAGCTCAAAGAGAAAGGTCACCCTTGGGAGCGCGCCAAAGCCTTCGACGGTGCCTGCCCGCTGTCTCCGTTTGTTCCAGCGGACAAATTGCCCAGAGGCAACATTCACTTCACTCTGGATGTTAACGGTCACAGGCAACAGACCGGCGATACCCGTGATATGCTCAATACCATCGTGCCACTCATTGCCCACATGAGTAGCCAGTTCTCGTTACTACCGGGCGATGTAGTACTAACCGGCACCCCGAAAGGCGTGGGCCCACTGGAAATCGGCCAAACCTTGTCTTTAGAGCTGGAGGATGTACTGTTTGTGGAAACCAAAGTCGTCTGA
- a CDS encoding AarF/ABC1/UbiB kinase family protein → MAKKPVTSRSGRFLKLAGMTASVASEYAGQKARGLFRTVDDEGAKSESYTRMASQIADTLGEMKGAVMKVGQIASQTQDFLPKEFSDALEKLQKEAPPMPFEVILKQVESELGKPVSELFEYLQETPYASASIGQVHRARMHDGTDVIVKVQYPGVDESCDSDLKQLRMALKLGGLLKMPKESVDLLFGEIRERLKEELDYENEAQNLKIFGEFHKDQPWVIIPKVIDSHSTRRVLTLELVEGDHISKVTPERYDQETLNLIGHRIFTIMADQLFRFQCIHGDPHAGNFAYRPDGTIVMYDFGCVKKLKPEIVEAYRKALISALEEDYSSLDQHLIDLGARVSSQPAIDEAYYAMWRDILIVPFVDDEPYDFAEADIHKQVAAKTSTVFKYLDSFKPPVESIFIDRMIAGHYWMLKRLGVQAAFKSELEKYLRT, encoded by the coding sequence ATGGCTAAGAAACCCGTCACCTCACGTTCAGGTCGTTTCCTAAAATTGGCTGGCATGACCGCCTCGGTGGCCAGCGAATACGCCGGTCAGAAAGCCCGCGGCCTGTTTCGCACGGTGGACGATGAGGGCGCAAAAAGCGAAAGCTACACCCGCATGGCAAGCCAGATTGCCGATACACTCGGCGAGATGAAAGGCGCGGTCATGAAAGTCGGCCAGATTGCCTCCCAGACTCAGGATTTCCTGCCCAAAGAGTTTTCCGACGCCTTAGAAAAACTGCAAAAAGAAGCGCCTCCAATGCCATTCGAGGTCATTCTGAAGCAGGTGGAAAGCGAACTGGGCAAACCGGTCAGCGAACTCTTCGAATACCTGCAGGAAACCCCTTACGCCTCGGCCTCCATCGGCCAGGTACACCGTGCCCGCATGCACGATGGCACAGACGTGATCGTAAAAGTGCAGTACCCCGGCGTTGATGAATCCTGCGATTCTGACTTGAAGCAGCTGCGCATGGCGTTAAAACTCGGCGGCCTGTTGAAGATGCCGAAAGAAAGCGTGGATCTGCTGTTCGGAGAAATTCGGGAGCGCCTAAAAGAAGAGTTGGACTACGAGAACGAAGCTCAGAACCTCAAAATCTTCGGAGAATTCCACAAAGATCAACCTTGGGTGATCATCCCGAAAGTCATCGATAGCCACTCCACGCGACGAGTTTTAACGCTGGAATTGGTCGAAGGCGACCACATCAGCAAGGTCACACCTGAACGGTACGATCAGGAAACCTTGAACCTCATCGGCCACCGCATTTTCACCATCATGGCCGACCAGTTGTTCCGCTTCCAATGCATCCACGGCGACCCACACGCTGGCAACTTCGCGTACAGACCGGATGGCACCATCGTGATGTACGATTTTGGTTGCGTGAAAAAGTTGAAACCAGAGATCGTAGAGGCCTACCGGAAAGCGCTTATCTCGGCACTGGAAGAAGACTACAGCAGCCTCGATCAACACCTGATCGACTTAGGCGCTCGCGTAAGCAGCCAGCCGGCTATCGACGAAGCCTACTACGCCATGTGGCGGGACATTTTGATCGTGCCTTTCGTGGATGACGAGCCTTACGATTTTGCGGAAGCCGATATCCACAAGCAGGTAGCAGCAAAAACGAGTACGGTCTTTAAATACTTGGACTCTTTTAAGCCACCCGTGGAGAGTATTTTCATAGACAGGATGATTGCCGGGCACTACTGGATGCTGAAGCGCCTGGGTGTGCAGGCTGCATTCAAAAGTGAACTGGAGAAATATCTGCGGACTTGA
- a CDS encoding NAD-dependent deacylase, producing the protein MKEHIVVLTGAGISAESGLSTFRDNDGLWEKHSVYDVATPEAFQRNRDLVLRFYNERRRQLQEVEPNRAHRLLAELESQYRVTVVTQNVDNLHERGGSTNVVHLHGELTKARSTVDPELVYDIGYRDIQPGDTCDRGGQLRPHIVWFGEEVPMLEAAAELVRTADRLLIVGTSLQVYPAAGLVHEVDFDVPITVIDPGEPASVSRARVIRKGASEGLAEWVEMLG; encoded by the coding sequence ATGAAAGAGCATATCGTTGTACTCACCGGCGCGGGTATCAGCGCCGAAAGCGGTCTTTCCACCTTTCGGGATAACGATGGATTGTGGGAAAAACACAGTGTGTACGACGTAGCCACGCCGGAAGCCTTCCAGCGGAACCGGGACCTGGTGCTCCGGTTCTATAATGAGAGGCGGCGGCAGCTTCAGGAAGTCGAGCCCAACCGGGCCCACCGCCTGTTGGCGGAACTGGAAAGCCAATACCGGGTTACGGTGGTTACCCAGAACGTTGATAACCTCCACGAGCGGGGCGGTTCAACCAATGTGGTGCATCTGCATGGCGAGCTGACCAAAGCGAGAAGCACCGTTGACCCTGAGCTGGTCTACGATATCGGGTACCGCGATATCCAGCCTGGCGATACCTGCGACCGAGGCGGCCAGCTGCGCCCGCACATCGTCTGGTTCGGTGAAGAAGTACCGATGCTTGAAGCCGCTGCTGAATTGGTGCGAACCGCTGACCGGTTGTTGATTGTAGGCACTTCCCTGCAAGTCTATCCGGCTGCCGGCTTGGTTCATGAGGTGGATTTTGATGTGCCGATTACGGTCATCGACCCTGGTGAGCCGGCCTCGGTTTCCCGGGCGCGGGTCATTCGGAAAGGGGCCAGTGAAGGTCTCGCAGAATGGGTGGAGATGCTGGGTTAG